The genomic window TGGGTGTTTTGTTGCTTGGTAGCGGATTTCGAGGTCGTGGATTGGCGCATGTGCCTGGATGATCGGTGCGCCCATGAGCCTGCCGAGGGTTGCTGCTTGCAGTGTGGCGGACATTGCCACAAGGACGAGATCCTCACGCAATTCACTTAGCTCGATCAGCATGCCGAGCGCAAGATCGGTTTCTAGGTGGCGTTCGTGAACCTCGTCGAGCACCACCGCGCCCACACCTTCGAGTTCCGGGTCATTGAGCAGGCGGCGAAGCAGCACGCCAGGTGTTAAGAATTCAACCTGACTACCCGGATGGGATTCACCTCGGATTCGGAAGCCAACGCGATCACCAATACGCGATCCATCGAGTGTCGCTAGGCGTTTCGCCGCCGCCCGTACCGCCACTCTGCGCGGGGCAACAACCAGCACGGTGCCTTCAACTTGGTTGGCAAGCATTGGTGGCACCAGGGTTGTCTTACCGGTGCCAGGCGGTGCTTGCACCACGGCTGCATGATGTTGGGAACACGCATCGGCAACGTCGTGTAGGACGTCTGAAACGGGCAGGCCGAGCCCAATGGCGCGAAGATCAAATGCGTTCATCCGCGAGCGATTGCCTCTCTCGCCTCGAGCGCGCCCACCACTACGTTGAGCACCGGTGTGTCTACGCCCGATTGCTTGGCCATGCGCGCCACGGCGCCAAGCTGATCGTCCAGCTCAGATGGTTTGCCTTCGGCGAGGTCGCGTTGCATCGAGGCGGTGGTGTTGGGATCGAGAACTTCCAGGTAGAGGCGTTTGGAGTCGTTCACGTCGGCGTCGCAAAGCTCAATGCCTTGGGCGTTGGCAACCTGCCGCAATTCCTCCATGAGGGTGAGCACGAGCCCGCGTGTGCTGGGGTGAGCGCGCGTTTCGCCGACGCTGAGACCCGTGATGGCGCCAATACCGCCGTAGGGGCCGATCAGGCTGAGCTTTTTCCACAGCGCGCGGCGAATGTCGGTGGTAGTGTGCACGGTTATTGGCGTAGATGCAAAAGCATTGAGCACAATGGTGATGTTGCCGGGGGTGAATTCGCCGATGGTGAGCTGGGCATCGTTGCCGAGCAAGGAGACGGTGGATGGGGCAGTGCGCTCCAGAATCACCACGCATGTCGCAGCGATGATCTGATTGGATGCAGCCCGGTGCGCGTGCTCGGGTGCCGTCACGCCATTTTGCATGGTCACAATCGGCGTGTTGGGGCAATGCCTGCCGATCTCTGTGGCGGCCTGGGGAACCTGCCAAGCCTTGGTGCAAACGAGTGCGAGGTCGAAATCTTCAGATTCCAGTTCATCGAGCACGCGAACCTCAGCGGACGTTTGCCCCGATGGGGTGCTCAGCCGCAGTGTTGCTGGGGTGTTTGGGCGAGCCTTCAGCGTGAGCTCGTGGCCTGCCTGTTGCAATCGAAGCGCAAAGTACACGCCCATCGCGCCTGCGCCGTACACCAGAATCCTCATGAGGCCTAGGCTAGTCCAGGTCGCGCGGCCCGCGGCTCTTTCCTCGATTTTTTCACGAGGCGGCCATAACATCGTCGCTGTGCCCACGCTTTTCGACGCCCCACTCCCCGCACGCCAACCCGCCCGGCTTCGGGAAGGGCTCGTGCATCTTCCCGGGGCGCTCAAATTTCCCGTGCAATCCAAATTGGTGCAGCAAGCCCGTGATTTAGCGCGAACGGTACAGGGCAGCGCGCTCGCCATGCGCAAACCGAGGCTCAAATCGGGCGAGATGAAAGTGCACATGCTGTCTTTGGGCAGGCACTGGGAGTACGGATCGCAACAGTATGTGCGGTCCTGGGGTGGAGTGGCAGTGCCGCAGGTGCCGCAACACTGGACGCAACTGGCACACCACCTCCTTGCTCAAGCTGGAGCATTGGACGAGTCGCTTGCCGCGTGGGCTGAGCATTACCGAGTGGAAGCGGCGTTGGTGAACTATTACCCAGATGACGCCTCGATGGGCATGCACCAAGACGCGTTTGAAGATTCCAACGCGCCGGTCATTTCCCTCTCGATCGGTGATGAAGCCATTTTCCGCGCGGGCAACAATGAAACCCGCACCAAGCCCTATGAAGATCTGCGGCTGATGAGCGGCGATGTTGTGATCTTCGGCGGCCCATCGAGGGCGATGTTTCATGGTGTGCCCAAGCTCTTTCCCTGCACCGCACCGAGTGGTTGCGGGCTGAGCGCGGGGAGAATCAACATCACGTTTCGGCAGGTTGAAGTGTGAAGACGTGCAATAGTAGAGCCATGATCTACGCAATCACTATGGGTAACCACCCCGCTGAGCAGGCAGCCCAGGCAGCCGCGGGTGGGGCAGATTTGGTTCAGGTGCGCTTAAAGGACGTGAGCACCCGCGAACTCCTGACCGTCACCCTTGAAGTTGCCAGCGCCGTGGAGCAGGCCAATCCGCGAACGAGGGTGCTTGTCGACGACCGCGCAGACGTCGCCTACGCCGCCATGCAAGAAGAAGCGCACGTCCATGGGGTTCACCTCGGCCAGGACGATCTTCCAGCCCATCATGCGCGCGCCCTGCTGGGGGAGCAGGCGATCATCGGACTCACCACCGGCACGCTCGAATTGGTGCAGCAAGCACAGCGCTACCACAAGCAACACCCAGGCGTGCTGGACTATTTGGGCGCCGGGCCGTTTCGTCCCACCCCTACGAAGAACTCCGGGCGCCCACCGCTCGGCTTCGCGGGTTATTCGCCCTTGCTTGCTGCCACGGATCTCCCCATCGTCGCGATTGGTGATGTGCGCGTGGGGGACGTCGAAAAGCTTGCCGAAACCGGAGTTGCTGGGGTGGCGATGGTCCGCGAAATCATGCAGGCTGAGGATCCGGCCGAGGTGGTTCGTCAAGCACGTGAGGCTTTTGAGCAGGGAACTATCGCAACTGGAACTGCCTGGTGGTGGCGCTGAGCGCATCGTAGACGGTGAGCTGCGCTGGCTGGCCGAGTCCCTGCGCCAGTTTGAGAGTTTCCACCGCCATCATGGAACCGATCACATGCGCCACTGGGCCGAGGACCCCAATGGCATTGGAGGGCGGATTGCTTGGCGGCTCGGGGTAGAGGTCGCGCAAGGATGAACCTGGCGGAAACACCGCCACTTGGCCGCCGTACTGCAACACGCTGCCCCAAACGCAGGGCAGTTCCGGCGAAGCGTCCGCGATCATATAGCGGGTGCGGAAATTGTCGCTTGCGTCCACCACAATGTCCGCCTGCGGCTCTGTATCTTCGCCAAAGCTCCCGGCCAAATCGATTGCAGTATTGCCTAGGGTCTGCAGTTTCTCCTTGGCGGTCTGTGCTTTTGGCTTGTCGACGTCCCCGCGCCCGTACAAAATCTGCCGATTCAAATTGTGCAGCTCGATAGTGTCGTGCTCATACAGCGTGATCCGCCCAATGCCAGAGGCAACCAATCCCATCAGCAGTGGGGACCCCAATCCACCGCTGCCCACCACGGCAACGTGGGTGCTGGCGACTTTCTGTGCGTCCCAGCCCGGAAGCACGGTGGTGCGTTGCAGACGCTCGGCTTCGGTGGGAGGGAGGTGATTAGAGGACTGCATCGCGCCAGGCCCTTCCTTCCATCGGGGTGCTTGCTAGTGCATGATCGCGCACGGGGATTCGACCAGCGTGTGCTGCGTATTCGCCCGCCTCGATGGCAAGGCGCATGGCGTGGGCCATGGCTTCGGGGTGTTGGGCGCGGGTCACGGCACTTGCCAGGAGAACACCATCGCAACCGAGTTCAATGGCTCGGCAGGCCTCGGAGGCGGTGCCAACGCCGGCGTCGATGAGCACCGGCACGTCGAGCTGGGTAATTAACTGGATATTGTGCGGGTTCAAAATCCCCATACCCGTGCCGATGGGCGCCCCGGCGGGCATGACTGCGGCGGCGCCGGCGCTGAGGAGCCTTCGTGCAGCCACTGGATCATCGGAGGTATAAGCGAGGACCTGCATGCCTTCGGCCGCCAATGTTTCGCAGGCAATGAGCAGTTCGTTGGTGTCTGGGAGGAGGGTGTCGTCATCGGCGATCACCTCAAGTTTGACCCAATCGCAGCCCAAAGCCTCAGCCGCAAGGCGCGCGGTGAGCACTGCTTCTCGCGCTGTGTGGCACCCGGCGGTATTGGGCAAAATATGCACGCCTTGATTGCGCAGCATCGAGTACAGATCCCCTTTGCCGGGGGTGTGTCTGCGCATCGCCACCGTGGCCACTTCCGCCCCGGATGCAATAAGTGCTTTTTCCATGGCATCCACGCTGCTCATGCCCCCGGTGCCTAACAATAGCCTGGAGTTGAGTGTGCGCCCTGCGAGTTCCCAGCTCACGTCCTTAGCCTCCCTGTACTGCGGTGAGCACTTCCACCGAATCGCCATCGTGCAAGGTGTATTGTGCCCAATCTGTTTGCGGGACCACGCGCTCATTGACTGCGGCGGCGGTTCCTGCGGTGTCGTGCACTATCAGCGCCACCGCTTGTGCGAGGGTCGCATCTGCGTTGAGTAGTGTGGGCTGGCCGTTGAGTTGAATGTTCATGAAAAACGCTCCGGGTTCATTGCTTGGATCAATGCTTGGTCATCGGGACTCGGCTCCACGCCACTGAGCTGATCGGCACCAAGGCGCGCGGCCAGGGCAGCGAGCAAGATGCCGTGGCGAAAGTAGCCGGTGGAAATCAGTGCGTCTGTGCGTGGGTCGCGTCCAAAAAGTGGCACGTCATCGGGGGTGCCGGGGCGCGCGCCAGCGGAGACCTCTTTGATCCCCAATAATTGAATATCTGGCAGGATGCGCGCGGCATCGCGCAGCAAATCGAGCACACCACCGGCGAGGGGATCGGGCTGCAAATCCTCACGGCTCGTAGCGCCCAGCACCAGCTCATCACCGCGAGGCACCAAATACACCGGTCGATCCAGCACAAAACCGCGCACCACGCGCCGCAGCAGCGGTTCCCCAGCCGGATCAGCGGGCATGTGTAGCCGCAGAATGTCGCCATGCACAGGCCGAAGCGGCAGGTCAAAGAACTCCGCCGCCCCCAGTCCTGCGCACACAATCGTGTTGGGCCCAAGATCGACCGCGTCCGCTTTTCTGCGCTCCACCGGCACCTGCTCAAGCAGGTGTGCCATGAGGGCTCGGGGATTGATCTGGTGATCCCCAGGGACCGATACAGCTCCGGCGATGCCCGGTGTCAAAGCAGGCTCTAAGGTGCGTGCTTGGCTGGCTGTGAGCCTTTCCGCCTGTGCTCCGTATCGCTGCTGCAAATCCAGTACGTCATGCAGGTGGCTTAGATCGGCGCGGTCACCGGCCACCACCAGCGTGCCGGAGCGGATGAGGGTGGTTGGTGCGTCGACAAGCTCTAAAAATGCCGGGTACTCCTGCGCAGAGCGAAACATCAGCGGATACAACGGATCCTGCTCAAATTGCATTTCTGCTGTTGGAGCCAGCATGCCCGCGGCAAAATGCGAGGCCTGCGAGGCAGGATCGGGGTCAATCACGCGGACTTCATGACCGCGTTGCTGCAAGAGCGCAGCGGTAGCTAGGCCGATGAGGCCAGCACCAATAACGGTGTACATCAGATACCTTTCCTCCGGCGGGGGTGCCGCATCAGGTTCGAACGGTCGGCAATAGCATTGCCCTCTCAGCCCTTGGCGGGCTCCCGTAGGTGTGCGATTGCCAGCATAGCGCGCCTTGGTATTCGCTGCGCCAGCCCCCAGGTACCCCCACCAAGTACCCCCGTTGCGTGCACGAGCGGGAGGCGACGTGCCTACACTCGTGGAGGAAAGTAACCGGGAGCTCCGATCATGCGAGGAGCTGAGAGGACGCTGGAGCATACGAGGCGTCGACCGGATGAACCTGTCCGGGTAATGCCGGCGAAGGGAAAGGATAACCTCTCATGGGTGCAGTGACCCCACAATCAGCAAAGAAGAACGCCACTACCAAGGACACCGCTCCAGATACGGTGACTACCGGGCCGATCTACCGCAGCCACAAGCACTATGAAGAAGTCACCTTTGATGGCCAAACGCTTCGTATTCCGAGTCGTCGAATCGAGCTGACCACCGGCGATCATTTCGATGTCTATGACACCTCGGGTATCTACACCGAGGAATCGCCCGAAATTGATCTTGAGCGCGGTCTGCCAAAAACTCGAGCGCAATGGAATTACCCGCCTGCTTCGCCTGCAAGCGAGGCGCAGCCGGAAACGCTGGTGCGTACACAGTTGGCTTGGGCTCGTGCAGGCCACATCACCCCAGAGATGGCGTTTATTGCCGCGCGCGAAGGTTTTGCCCCTGAGTTCGTTCGCGATGAGGTTGCCGCAGGTCGGGCGGTGATTTGTGCGAATCATAACCACCCGGAGATCGAGCCGATGATCATTGGCAAGGCCTTCGCGGTGAAGGTGAATGCCAATATTGGTAATTCTGCCGTGAGTTCTTCTATTGCCGAGGAAGTAGAGAAGATGGTGTGGGCTACCCGTTGGGGTGCCGATACCGTGATGGACCTTTCTACCGGCAAAGATATCCACGAAACCCGCGAATGGGTTTTGCGCAATTCACCTGTGCCCATCGGCACCGTGCCGATTTATCAGGCACTGGAAAAGGTCAAGGGCGACCCGAACCAACTCACCTGGGAAATCTTCCGCGATACCGTTATTGAGCAGGCAGAACAGGGCGTGGACTATATGACGGTGCACGCCGGCGTGCTCCTGCGCTACGTGCCCCTGGCCGCCGAGCGCATCACCGGCATCGTCTCTCGCGGCGGCTCCATCATGGCCGCGTGGTGCCTCAAAGAACACCGCGAATCCTTCCTCTACGAGCGCTTTGCTGAGCTTTGCCAGATCCTTGCCAAATACGACATCACCTTCTCGCTTGGCGACGGCCTGCGCCCCGGTTCCATCGCCGATGCCAACGATGAGGCGCAATTCGCCGAGCTGCGCACCCTTGGCGAGCTAACCAAGATCGCCCAAGACCACGGCGTACAAGTGATGATCGAAGGCCCAGGCCATGTGCCCATGCACAAGGTGGCGGTGAACGTTGAAGAGGAAGAAAAATACTGTGCCGAAGCCCCCTTCTACACACTCGGACCACTGACCACCGACATCGCTCCAGGTTATGACCACATCACCTCCGCTATCGGTGCGGCCATGATCGCCCAAGCCGGTACCGCGATGCTGTGCTACGTCACCCCCAAAGAACACCTGGGTCTGCCCAACCGCGACGATGTAAAGGTGGGTGTGATCACCTACAAGATCGCAGCTCACGCGGCAGATCTGGCCAAGGGGCTACCCGGTGCCCAAGATCGCGATGATGAGCTTTCGCGCGCACGCTTTGAGTTCCGCTGGCACGATCAATTCGCTCTGGCTCTCGACCCAGACACTGCGCTGGAGTACCACGATGAAACACTGCCGGCAGAACCTGCCAAAACCGCGCACTTCTGTTCCATGTGCGGCCCGAAATTCTGCTCCATGCGCATCAGCCAGGACGTTCGCGACTACGCGGCGGCGCACGGGTTGGAGACCGTGGAGGCCATCGAGGCGGGCATGAAGGAAAAGTCCCAAGAATTCGTGGCCGAAGGCTCCAAGGTCTACGTGCCGCTGACCGAAAAGCCAGCGGATTAGTTTGGTTTGAGAGGATCGGGGAGAGTCCGGCGAGGATCGCGGCGAAGATGGCCTTGCCGGACTTCGCGTTAATGCCAAGGCCCAAGGGGAGGATCGCCAGCCCTGCGTTCCAAAGCAGAGCTCAGGCTGAATTCCTCGGGGAAGAGCGTAGAGGATGCGATGCGGGTAGTGTGGAGTCTTACACTCCAGCAGCTCCATCTGCGTGCATAACAGCGCAACCTGTACAAGCCACCGCGAGAAGGAAAGAGCATGAGCAAACGCCGTATCATCGCCACCGTAGCTTTCGTGCTTGGCATGCTCGTCGCTGGGTGGTTGTGGATGCAGGGCCACCATCTTGCAGCAGCCGGGGTGTTACTTATTCCGGCTGCGTGGAACCTCTTTAGCTCTGTGCCTAGCTCTAAGGAAATCAAGGAACTCGAGCAGCTTCGCCATCGAGAGAATCCGACTCTGGATGAGGTCAAGCGCTATCGCGAAGCTCACCCGGGCTCGTCAATCACTGAGGCAATCGCAGCGCTTAAGCGTCAGCAGAAACCACCTCAGCACTAGCCCGCGCACTGCAAATTGGCATCAGCGCGCCCAGTTCTTCAGCGGCACGCCCTATTCGTGTATCCAGCTCCCCGCCGGTGCCGAGGCTTGCCAGGTCCTCGCCGGTGGCGAACACCCCGGTGGGTACCACGGTGGCGCGCATGAAGTTCAGCAGCGGACGCATCGCGTGATCCAGCATGAGCGCGTGCCTGCCTGAACCACCAGTCGCCGCGAGCACCACGGGCTTAGCCTGCAGCAAGCTTGGGTCTAGCACGTCAAAGAACAACTTCAGCATGCCGGAGTAGCTGGCCTTCATGACGGGTGTGGCGATGATGAGCGCGTGGGCGTCGACAAGCTTGGCAATGGCCTGCTCAAGTGGGGGAGTAATCCCCTCACCGGCCATCGCCTGGGCCAAAGCCGGCAGGAGCTCGCGGATCTCCACGGTGGTGACCTGCGCGCCGGTAACTTCAGCGGCGATGGCTTCGGCTAGTCGCAGGGTGGAGGAAGGCTGCGAGAGGCCTGCGCTCAGAATGGTGATAGTGCTCATGCTTAGTGTTGTGCCGGGTGGATCTGGAAGTGGGGGTTCTGCTCGCCAGCCTCGCGTGCGGCCACCAGGCTGGAGTGGGTGGGCGGATCGGAAGGTACGTGATCGGGGCGGCGCTCCTCCATGCGGCGGCGAAGCTCCGGAACGACCTGAGTGCCTAGGATCTCGATCTGGTTGAGCACCACTTCAAGCGGCAGGCCAGCGTGATCGACCAAGAAGAGCTGGCGCTGGTAGTCGCCAACCCAATCAGCGAACTGCATGGTGCGGTCAATCACCTGCTCAACGGTGCCGACCGTCAGCGGGGTCATCTCGGTGAACTGCTCTAGGGAGGGGCCGCCGCCGTAGACGGGTGCGTTATCGAAGAAGGGGCGGAACTGCTTCTTTGCCTCTGCCTCGGTATCGGCGATGAAGGTCTGCCCGCCCAGGCCCACGATGGCCTGATCAGCTTGGCCATGGCCGTATTGCTCGAAGCGCTTGCGGTAGATCTGCACCATCTTGGCGGTGTGTTCCTTGTTCCAGAAGATGTTGTTGTGGAAGAAGCCGTCGCCGTAGAAGGCGGCCTGATCGGCGATCTCCACCGAGCGGATGGAGCCATGCCAGACGAAGGGGGCTACGTCGTCCAGCGGGCGCGGGGTAGCGGTGAAGCCCTGTAGCGGGGTGCGGAACTTGCCCTGCCAGTTCACGTCCTTCTCGCGCCACAGGCGACGCAGCAGCTCGTAGTTTTCCAGCGCCAGTGGGATGC from Corynebacterium gerontici includes these protein-coding regions:
- a CDS encoding ketopantoate reductase family protein, with protein sequence MRILVYGAGAMGVYFALRLQQAGHELTLKARPNTPATLRLSTPSGQTSAEVRVLDELESEDFDLALVCTKAWQVPQAATEIGRHCPNTPIVTMQNGVTAPEHAHRAASNQIIAATCVVILERTAPSTVSLLGNDAQLTIGEFTPGNITIVLNAFASTPITVHTTTDIRRALWKKLSLIGPYGGIGAITGLSVGETRAHPSTRGLVLTLMEELRQVANAQGIELCDADVNDSKRLYLEVLDPNTTASMQRDLAEGKPSELDDQLGAVARMAKQSGVDTPVLNVVVGALEAREAIARG
- a CDS encoding alpha-ketoglutarate-dependent dioxygenase AlkB, which encodes MPTLFDAPLPARQPARLREGLVHLPGALKFPVQSKLVQQARDLARTVQGSALAMRKPRLKSGEMKVHMLSLGRHWEYGSQQYVRSWGGVAVPQVPQHWTQLAHHLLAQAGALDESLAAWAEHYRVEAALVNYYPDDASMGMHQDAFEDSNAPVISLSIGDEAIFRAGNNETRTKPYEDLRLMSGDVVIFGGPSRAMFHGVPKLFPCTAPSGCGLSAGRINITFRQVEV
- a CDS encoding thiamine phosphate synthase; amino-acid sequence: MIYAITMGNHPAEQAAQAAAGGADLVQVRLKDVSTRELLTVTLEVASAVEQANPRTRVLVDDRADVAYAAMQEEAHVHGVHLGQDDLPAHHARALLGEQAIIGLTTGTLELVQQAQRYHKQHPGVLDYLGAGPFRPTPTKNSGRPPLGFAGYSPLLAATDLPIVAIGDVRVGDVEKLAETGVAGVAMVREIMQAEDPAEVVRQAREAFEQGTIATGTAWWWR
- a CDS encoding HesA/MoeB/ThiF family protein, whose amino-acid sequence is MQSSNHLPPTEAERLQRTTVLPGWDAQKVASTHVAVVGSGGLGSPLLMGLVASGIGRITLYEHDTIELHNLNRQILYGRGDVDKPKAQTAKEKLQTLGNTAIDLAGSFGEDTEPQADIVVDASDNFRTRYMIADASPELPCVWGSVLQYGGQVAVFPPGSSLRDLYPEPPSNPPSNAIGVLGPVAHVIGSMMAVETLKLAQGLGQPAQLTVYDALSATTRQFQLR
- a CDS encoding thiazole synthase; translated protein: MAIRWKCSPQYREAKDVSWELAGRTLNSRLLLGTGGMSSVDAMEKALIASGAEVATVAMRRHTPGKGDLYSMLRNQGVHILPNTAGCHTAREAVLTARLAAEALGCDWVKLEVIADDDTLLPDTNELLIACETLAAEGMQVLAYTSDDPVAARRLLSAGAAAVMPAGAPIGTGMGILNPHNIQLITQLDVPVLIDAGVGTASEACRAIELGCDGVLLASAVTRAQHPEAMAHAMRLAIEAGEYAAHAGRIPVRDHALASTPMEGRAWRDAVL
- the thiS gene encoding sulfur carrier protein ThiS; translation: MNIQLNGQPTLLNADATLAQAVALIVHDTAGTAAAVNERVVPQTDWAQYTLHDGDSVEVLTAVQGG
- the thiO gene encoding glycine oxidase ThiO; this translates as MYTVIGAGLIGLATAALLQQRGHEVRVIDPDPASQASHFAAGMLAPTAEMQFEQDPLYPLMFRSAQEYPAFLELVDAPTTLIRSGTLVVAGDRADLSHLHDVLDLQQRYGAQAERLTASQARTLEPALTPGIAGAVSVPGDHQINPRALMAHLLEQVPVERRKADAVDLGPNTIVCAGLGAAEFFDLPLRPVHGDILRLHMPADPAGEPLLRRVVRGFVLDRPVYLVPRGDELVLGATSREDLQPDPLAGGVLDLLRDAARILPDIQLLGIKEVSAGARPGTPDDVPLFGRDPRTDALISTGYFRHGILLAALAARLGADQLSGVEPSPDDQALIQAMNPERFS
- the thiC gene encoding phosphomethylpyrimidine synthase ThiC; its protein translation is MGAVTPQSAKKNATTKDTAPDTVTTGPIYRSHKHYEEVTFDGQTLRIPSRRIELTTGDHFDVYDTSGIYTEESPEIDLERGLPKTRAQWNYPPASPASEAQPETLVRTQLAWARAGHITPEMAFIAAREGFAPEFVRDEVAAGRAVICANHNHPEIEPMIIGKAFAVKVNANIGNSAVSSSIAEEVEKMVWATRWGADTVMDLSTGKDIHETREWVLRNSPVPIGTVPIYQALEKVKGDPNQLTWEIFRDTVIEQAEQGVDYMTVHAGVLLRYVPLAAERITGIVSRGGSIMAAWCLKEHRESFLYERFAELCQILAKYDITFSLGDGLRPGSIADANDEAQFAELRTLGELTKIAQDHGVQVMIEGPGHVPMHKVAVNVEEEEKYCAEAPFYTLGPLTTDIAPGYDHITSAIGAAMIAQAGTAMLCYVTPKEHLGLPNRDDVKVGVITYKIAAHAADLAKGLPGAQDRDDELSRARFEFRWHDQFALALDPDTALEYHDETLPAEPAKTAHFCSMCGPKFCSMRISQDVRDYAAAHGLETVEAIEAGMKEKSQEFVAEGSKVYVPLTEKPAD
- a CDS encoding CE1759 family FMN reductase, translated to MSTITILSAGLSQPSSTLRLAEAIAAEVTGAQVTTVEIRELLPALAQAMAGEGITPPLEQAIAKLVDAHALIIATPVMKASYSGMLKLFFDVLDPSLLQAKPVVLAATGGSGRHALMLDHAMRPLLNFMRATVVPTGVFATGEDLASLGTGGELDTRIGRAAEELGALMPICSARASAEVVSADA
- a CDS encoding CE1758 family FMN-dependent luciferase-like monooxygenase encodes the protein MQFGIFSVGDVTKNPVTGQTPSEHERINAMTQIALKAEEVGLDVFATGEHHNEPFVPSSPTTHLGYIAAKTKKLQLSTSTTLITTNDPVKIAEDYSFLQHLADGRVDLMMGRGNFGPVYPWFGKDITQGIPLALENYELLRRLWREKDVNWQGKFRTPLQGFTATPRPLDDVAPFVWHGSIRSVEIADQAAFYGDGFFHNNIFWNKEHTAKMVQIYRKRFEQYGHGQADQAIVGLGGQTFIADTEAEAKKQFRPFFDNAPVYGGGPSLEQFTEMTPLTVGTVEQVIDRTMQFADWVGDYQRQLFLVDHAGLPLEVVLNQIEILGTQVVPELRRRMEERRPDHVPSDPPTHSSLVAAREAGEQNPHFQIHPAQH